The genomic region CCCGATTATATTAACTCCGCAACTACTTCTGTAGGCCATAGCATTGAATCACACAACAAGCAGACATAGAGGAAAGAATATAGAATCGCTCCCTGCAAATTGAACATTGAGAACCAATCCTCCCTGCAATATACCAAGACATTTCTGCATTTAAACAACTCCAAACAGGAGAAATGAAACTAGAAATGATAGCttagaattattaaatatttttaagcaAAAAGACTGGGATGCAACTATATTTCACCCTTTTGTGCCTGAATTTTGGACTTATTTATCCTCCAAAAAAATCCCGAGAGATATATCCTGCATTATCCTACATCTAAATTGTGATACATGGTCATTTAGAACAAGAAACAATGAAGCACTCTCGTCAAACTTGTAGGGGTAAAAGCAAGCACATTCTTCATGTATAGTGAAGGAAAGACTCCCTCAGGAAATAATCATGCAAggatttcttttataaaaatttcagcATGGGTAGAAGGTCTTCGAAAACATTTGAGCTCTATTGCTAAAATTTCCTATCTATTTGGTGGCAGCAAGTCTGTCAAACTTCAAAAACAAACGGCTGAACATGGGGGAGAAAAGAAACAGATcaataaaacatgaaatcaGAAGCCATTCTTATCCACAAATAAGACTTAGAAGTTATTTTCTCAGCGAGGACTCCAATACCATTGCCTTGAACAAAGCAATTTGCTGTTTATGAAAACATGTGTAAATGGTACAAGCACCTGACAATTGCAATATATCATGTCAAACACATATTTGATTGTTTGTTAAATTTCTTAGAGCTTGACCATGTTACATTCTCCAACACATTGTCACATCAGCTCATCAGCTCACACATGAGAAGAAACAATTAAACAGcaagaaagtgaaagaagaaaaaattttctgCAGCAAGgctaataaaaatatgttcaaGAAACATCAAGGAGGAGAAATATGTAAGTTGCTTACCAGATATACCTATCAATTCATGGACAGGAAGTGGCACATAGCCAGCTTTGGCAACCCCCCTCCCCTGCTTCTAACTCATCATCAAAGAAGTCTTGAAGAGTAACCACGTCAATGGTGTATGACTTCGAGCTCCTTACCTCTGCACTGGTCAAGAGGAAGTGGCACATAGCAACCATTCACTCTAATTTTTGGCAATCAATCTGATCAAGTGCATTACCAGCACTTGATGTTATTATCAACGCAATCTGCCCACTAGCAACCATGTCAATTGACAGTAGCCACTGTTCATGAATCTCCAATGCTCATTCCACTGGAATGCCTTTTAGCTTGAGAAAGTGACCAATCCCAGATGTCAAAAAATTTCCAGAATCCTATCCCTTAGAAAGCCTTTGCAATACTTTGAAGATGGAAATTTGTCAAAGCATTTAAGCTAAGTAACACATGGCTGGCTGGTGACATAACTTCTGCCTAGCAGCAATTTGAGCATTGGCAAGAGCCATTGCAAACCCAAAAATAATGGCCACAACCTTAGCAGTTCATATTAGGATCCAAAAACACATCAGAGCCTTGGCACTGCTCAAAAAGGAAGATCAGCCTTCTTAACTGACATGTTGTGTCATGGCCTCTTTCCTGAAACTTAGATCAGGGATCAATGACTTACCAGCCATAATAAGTGCTGAAGCATGTTTTGCCAATCTCCCAACTGCTATGGACAGAAATGGTACAATGTGAGAAACACAACAATTTGCCTTAAGCAAGAAAGAGCCACGTAGGAAGTCACACAGTGATATAGCTTCTGCCCAGCAGCAATTTGAGCATTGGTGAGTGTCACTGCAAATCCAAAAATCAATGCTAAGAACCTTAGCAGCTCATTTAGGACCCAAAAACAGATCACAGCCTTGGCATTACCCAAAAAGGAAGATCAGCTTTCTTAACTGACATGTCATATCATGGCCTCTTATCTGAAACTTAGATCAGGATCagtgactttttttttttttgaaagtagATCAGGATCAGTGACTTACCATCCATAACAAGTGCAGCAGCATATTTTGCCAATCTCCCAACTGCTATGGACACAAATGGTGCAGTGTGGGAAACACAACGATTTGCTTTAAGCAAGGAATAGTTACATAGGAAGTCACACAGTGATTTAGCTTCTGCCTAGCAGAAGTTTCAGCATTGGCAAGTGCCATTGCAAATCCAAAAATCAATGCCACGACCTTAGCAGTTCATTTTAGGACCCAAAAACAGATCATAGCCTTGGCACTGCTCAAAAAGGAAGATCAGATTTCTTAACTGACATATCGTGTCATGACCTGATTCCTGAAACTTAGATCAGGGATTAGTGACTTACCAGGCATAACAAGTGCGGCAGCATATTTTCCCAATCTCCCAACTGCTATGGACACAAATGGCACTGTATGAGAAACACAACGATTTGCTTTTAGCAATAAAGAGTTGCATAGGAGTCACAAGAATGGACCCCAGCCTGCCTAATGTGTTAACATCACTTACCCCGTATcccagagagagagagagaaccaCAATATCAGAAACTACATCTCCAAAAATTCAATTGCATCAGATAAATACTTCTTAATCCATTGAGGTTGTTTTGGGTAAACCTCAACAGCACGGTGTCACAAGCTTTTAATCAATATGCATGAGGAGCCTATGCCTATTGCAATGGCAAGAGCACCATCTTCGTTCTTTTCCACAAACTCTCTTTGGCTGCTCAATTCTTAACTTCTTAAGGAAGGCATTGAACTCTCTGACTTCGGCTGCAACTATGGGACCCAGAAATGTACCCCAGAAGGCTCCATGTACAGTCCTATTGGCACATAAAGGTTTGTCCAGCATCTAAATAGGGTGATGGATAGGGATAGCCAACTTCATGGATGTTTGACCTCCAACCAGACAATGATGCCATACCAATCAATAACATGAAGAACAACTTCGACTGTAAGAAAATCATTCATAATCCACAGATTCAAgttttaagatttaaattcattaGAATTGTCATAGTGGCTTTCTGAAGGGAAGAAGGCTAAAAAGGATATTGGAGGCAACAAATTAGCAAATATATGCCAAAAGGAAGATGATGCTTTGCAACAATGCCATTTCCATGCAGATGCCTAACCTATATCTCACATTAGCATCAAACTACAAATCAGAAGGCGATCTCTTATACTGGCTTTAAATACCATACAGTGCACAACTCAAAGTGAAGAATAGCAGAGGATCAATCAGAACAAGATCCTAAAAATCAGAATGGCTGATTACAGATTTGGCACATAGAGAGCAGTTTTGACATAGAGGCAGGACTGCACGACAATTCTATATGGCGATTGGAATAACCTGCTGCTCaatctaattaaaaataatggaaaacatACATAATATGTTGTCCTAAAAGTTCATCCTtctattatcattttcatcacaTATGACTAATGCTCCTTTGTGTCATATAAACACGTAGCCACATATATAAGGAACAAGCTTTTACGGAACAAGTATTCAAGATTGCTCATGAATATCAACTTGGGAGAATTAATCCAATTAGTCAGCACTTGGAAGTGAAAAATCCAAAACATGTTTATAGATATGACATGATAAACCAGGTTCACATGCCTGCAGGAAAGAAGCAGAAACAGGAAGAGGGTAACATAAACCTGAAGGAGAAAAGATTTATCTGGTAGCAGCAGTAGCCAAACTAAATTCTTTCACCAATAAAGTGAAGTCCTCCACCCAAAGTAAAACCCACTTTCAAGACCTCATCCTCCTCAATTTTCTTAACCTGTGCACAACCTTATCCAGAGTGGCCATATGCCACTGAATTTTTCTAGAAGGATTCATGAAAAGCATGGCCTAAAGCCATGGATTCACCAAGGGATTTCATTTTGTGTTTTCAACATTGTTCCGAGAACAAGGGAATTTCTACAAATAAAATTCTGGGATTTGTACTGTTAACATAAATTCACAGTGGTCATAATGATCTTCAGAAACCTATACtaacataaaaaatcaaactcaagTAATGGTTCCTGAATTTTCTCCCTGTTTCTCTCCTCTCCCACTTTGAACTGCTTACAGCTTACTCTTATACACTTGCCATACGCAGCATGCCTACATAAATTAGTAGcacatagttttttttttttttgaattgtaTTAGCACATAGTTATAAAATGTATAGGAATAGGGGGACAACAACAACATTATTCTTACGCATGATCAGGAACTTCAAGACTGGGAAAAGGCAACTAAATCATCGAATAAAGGGTCACAGAATAATGTTGCAAATGTGTGCTTGTTTATGAACAAAGAATGCACGAACCACAGAGAAAAATGTTAGTGAGCGCGTTCGGAGTCGATATCATATACTAGTTGGGAAAACAATTGCTCGAAGGAATAACCAAACAAAGAAACAATCAACTTAGATAAAGAACTAAAAGAAGTTGTTACCTTAGTCACCACATAACCTAATGTCATTCAGAATATTTTTCTCCAAAGCATACCCAGCTGACAAGTCATACCTCATAAGCAGCCATTTTTGCTCATACGAAGCCAAAACTCCAGTACCTTTTGCAAGCCAAACCAAAATCTCGCCATCGCCACCTTACTAACGGCCTGCACGCCTGCTTAATTTTACACATGAATGATGAATCCCACTTCTAGAGAACCCAAGAGTAAAAGCAGGCCTGATAAATCACacagagaaaaatgaccaatcTCATTGGCCCCGATCCAAGGCAGAAATCTTTTCTCTGCTTTGGATTTTGATTGGGGGAAAGCGATTACAACCCAGTTCTTTGAACGGGGATGATGAGTGcattaatcaaataagagtactgtttttttttcctcactTTACAGGAGACTCGtacagaaaaagaataaaaagccATTCTACAACTGTTAAGTTGCACCTGTAGTAACTTGTGGAAGTAAATTTGCtaatttattatcatattataCTCATCTTGTTGATTCCATTGATACTACGTGACAGAACTGGGGTTATGGATACCACTGCAAAATGTCAAAACTTCATGGCGGATGTCTTGGAGATATCAAATCTCTCCTTGGCCCATCAATGTTTGTCCAAAAATCTTTGCCAAACCATGAATTGAAGCAACCAAATTCAGTTGGAGACTATTCCAAATTCACTTCTCAACTATGAACTTCCCTATGACAAATCACAAGTATACTACCATTCAATACCGTCAAGGCGAAAAGTACAAGCTTTCTCTGGACAAATGGAGCATCCTCTCAATTCTCAAACGTTTCTCTCTCATGGTAgtatgaaattgaaaagtCTTCTGTCTTTATTTCACGTGGTGTAAAAGGTTTAGATCGCAAACGTATAAAGGCAGATGCGTGTTTAGGCATCTACACGGTAAGAAGAAGGTCCTCCTTTcattacttttatatttttcaatacatTTTTAGTCTATCATTTATACACAAGAATGGATGCAAGATTTATGCTTAAGTAAGAGCAGGCTAAAggatatataattttaaccaactatatagaaataaataatggaAGAAGGAGTCCAATCCAACCAAAAAATCTTATTAAGACAAGGTTTTGTCggaatttttattgaattttgaataataaatttaacattttttgtTGAATAATAGTATTcttgataattaaaaaaaaaaaaaaaacataaagctTTGGTGAAGTCGCCCGTGTCCGAGAATGATACGGGTAAACACTTCGCGTAAGACAGAAGAAAAAGATTCTGTTTTAACCATGTCAAAGCCGACCGAACTCTTAAAAGTCAGCGGTCGGCTTCTACGTTGTACATTCCTCCCATCATCCGACGTCGTTCAATAACCCAACTAGAAGAAAATCCAACCCGGATAGTTTACAGTTGATAAACAAGGACAGCTCTAAAACGCCATTTGACTATGCAATGCTGGTCCACGCTATAACTCGCTGGCCATTATATGCATTTTTTCTTCACGCCAtcacaatttaatttttcctttttaaccCCGTTTCCGACGCTTCGCTTATCTTAATCTAATAATCTTCCTCCCCATCTCTTTGTTTTCCCAAAAACAAGAACTTAGTGAAGTTTTTTGTCCGCAACTTCCAAAAAGTTTGATCGATAATCGAAGAGAAATGGTTCAAATCAAGGAATTGTATCCTTTTTTCTAACAtgggttttcttttatatttttctgggtatttttctttttaacgtTTTGGTTTTTTTCGTTTTCCCttaaatgttgattttgttctATGTGGGAATAACTTGAAGTCGAATTGTCATGCCTATGTCTTTAGAAGAGGTAAACTTGAGCTaaaaagtttcaaatttttttattccaatAAGACATGGAACTCTGGGGGTTTGTTGTTCTGTTTGCTGATCAAAGTTGTCTATGTTTGATTTGCAGTATCAGACAGCTCAAATGTACATGGTAATGAAGATGCAGCAGCAGAGTACAAATGGGGCTGAAGGTGTGGAAGTCTTGGAGAACAGACCTTTTCAAGCTGATGCATTTGGAAAAGGTCAATACACTTCTAAAGTTTATCGTTTGCAGAGGTAATTCCTTACTCATTCTGGTAGACTGATTTGGGATGCTGAAGTTTCCTCTTTGTACTTCAAGATGATCTATTGACTAttgttataattaatttaagtagTAAATCTTTATCATTAGCAACGAAATATAGATTTCTTAATCATCGAGTGTTGCTTTACATTGCTACATGGCATCggtaaattatttaaattccTATGTATGTATGCATAAATTATGGCCTTTAatttggctcattggttggtgcgTAAAGACAGGGTTCGAATCCCCCCTccctcaattataaaaaaaaaaaattatggcCTTTAATTTGTTTACAATTCATTGGGATGGAATACTGGAATTTGTTGCTGTCTAtttgatttcttatttttgcaCTAATTTCTGCAGCAAAGCACCTGCTTGGCTTACAACTGTCGCACCAAAAGATGCTCTTGTCATGCAAGAGGAAGCATGGAATGCATACCCAAGATGTAAAACAGGTTTGCATTGTCCTTGtgcccaattttttttcttgctcttTGCTTGAGTTCATTGTACAAGTTGCATTAACATTTGTCTTTCTTCGATTGTTTACGAATGGATTTCATATTACGCAGTGATCAAGGTAACTATTTGCTTTTACTCAGACATATTTTGTGGGCATTTCTggtaaatattttgatttccTGTGATAGTATGCTTATAGATCTTACATCTTTGCAGTGCCCTTACTTTACCAAGTTCTGTCTCACAATTGAAACTGTCCATAGGGCAGACAATGGCACATCGGAAAATGTAAGCTTCTTTGAAAGTCATTTTAGTTGGCTTCTTTATAAGtttgttctgtttttttttttattaagttcCTCTTGAACATAGAATCTAATCTTGGCATTCGTAATTTGAATGGTTATAAACTGTTCATTTGATAGGAAGGTGCATTTTATCCTGTTACTCTTTCTtgtcacttttttttttctttttgcatctCTTAACTGTGAGGTTTACAAACAGGTGCATTTTTTGAATGAAGAACAACTGGCAGCTAGACAGGTAGAAACCATTGATATAGCTTCAGCTGCAACCGACTACTGGAGTTATGCTATTGGAAGTAACACTTTTGACTTTTCGAAATTCAAATCAGCAAAAACTGGCCGCGGTCCACTTTTGGATGGATGGCAGGTTGGTACTTTTTCTGCTGTCAGTAATAATgtcatacatacatatatagatgAAGCTGCCTTAGGCATTTCTCCATTTCCAGTTCCTTCAATTAGTAGTGCTTTCTTGCTGTAAGCTTATGGCTTGTCCTTCTCTTCAACTCTTTATATTATGGCTTGTGTGAATTGACTGAATTTCTTGTGATTTCTTTTAAATCTTCAACCAAATTAGTTCGTGAATGATGACATGTGACATTAATATTTGCAGGACAATTGCAATCCAGTAATGACGGCGTATAAATTGGTGACAGTAGATGCACCATATTGGGGTTTTGGTTATCGACTTGAACAAGCTTTGCTAGCGGTAAAACTTCTTAGACTTCAATCTTTAGATATTAACTTCAAAATATCAACTAGTTGGTGAAAGCCAGGTGCCTTGTCGATACCATGAACACTATGATAAAAGTAACTATACGTAATGCATTTCACTGGAATCATAACTATAAGGGTGCATACTTATTTGGCATATAATCATGTGGGTCTATCGTTTTACTTACAAAATCATCGAAGGAAACTcaattgttggaaagaaaaGGCAGGAGACTAAGTCTTTCATATAATCTTTGGTACTTCATTAATCATGCATCATTTGCAGGAGTGGACATTGAATGAATATCTTGTCTAGGaataattgaaaattcatTGCCTGGAAAAAGCTCCATTACTTGCCACTACTTTACTAAGTTTAAGATGAAAACGAATAGGGTTGACACTGGGTgatttttgaagtgaaaaGGACGTATAAAAGTACTCCAGATAAATTTGCATGAGGGGTACTTTTTGATATTTCACGGTCTAACACACTTGTCAATCACAAAAGCATCTCTCTGCTGTATCATCCATTGGGCTGTGTAGTTTGAAGTTCATTGACCATATGCACCTTTACATTGAAAGCAGAAACCTGTTTAGGTTTGCTTTTGCAGCTCAAATACTCTTTTGGGCCTCTGAACATGACATGCCCAAGGCCTTAATTTGCATGATATCCTCAACATGGACCTAGATGTGATTTCCTTATAAATGAGCATATGCAGCCACACACTTCTTCCCCCCTCAAAGCTGGCAGCAACTTTACATCATTTATCTCCTATATAGGGTGAAAGGGCTCTCTTCATGGAAAGTCACCGGAATTGTTTTGGTTGGATTGATGAATGGTTTGGGATGACAATGCAACAAATACGTGAACTTGAGCAGCAAGGTGATTGCTTATTAAAAGAGGTAAGACTCCTCTATCTTCTGATCCTCATTGATAGAAGtttgataaataataataaatgattaaATGGGTATTTTCCATCTTTAGATTTTTATTCTCCACAAAGTCAATTTTGGTTTTCCAAATTGAGTGTGCTATAGCATTCCTCAAACACGTGCATGCACAAAAAGTAGAAAACAGGATGAGATTGACTTTAAAGCTCATGGTCTTTGCAGTCTTATCTTATAGGTTTGTTATAATGTTGAATTAATAGTatgtgtgaaaattcaagtgttTGTACTGGGAAGAGATTAAAATGAATTGACAATAATAAACTGTGCAGAAATATTATCAGTATGGGGTTAACAGCTTGCTTATGGCATTCTCTATTTGTCTTAAGTTTTTTCCAACTCATGCGTACATTATTTGCTGGGGCAAATTTAAACATTACAGCAGGAAGTTTTTCCACTCTTTTGTAGTGGTAGTTAAAGGCACTTTTCCATTCTTCAGATTGTGCACATTAATATGGTATAAAGCAGAGATGAAGTTCTCTTTTGAAATTGGGACTGAAGCTCAAATCCTTAATATTGGGACTGAGCGTTTTGGAATCAGGAGAAGCAAAAGGGTAGTAAGATCTATGCAAGATATATGTGGGATTAATGCTTGAATCCATACTTCTTTAGTGTAAGAATCCCAATCCCCAGCTGACCAATATATGTGGCATTTATGCAAGATGTCAGACAAAACGTCTTTAGTGTAGGAACATGTGCAAAAGAGATGATCTCTGCAATTTTCAGAGTGACCACAGAGACAACATGTTGTAGACTGCATAAGAGCAAATAAATTCTTGAGAGACCTTCAAATGCAATCTGAGCAAGAATGGCCTCCTTAAATGTTCTTGGTGTGTcatttctcttcctttttaatATCTGAACTGTGCTTCTATCCACCAGTTCAGAAAAGATTTCCTACACAGAATTTATGGATAGTGTGTTGGCTGCATTAGTTTAAAATGGAACCTGAAAAAACCAGTTAAGAGTTTGTGATCTGCTACTCTGTAACAATTGTTGATATGTCTAGTGAATTTGAGTCAGGCCTGGCTTGTCTTGATGTCTGCTTGATATGGAGAGTGGAAGactctctttttaattttggatCCGAATATGATTTCATTTCCAATTTCATCCATTGGTTTCATTTTGATTGACTGGTATCCTTTTCATGAACAGAAAATCAGCAAGCCAATTTTGCTGACAAATGCAGAAGATTGTGACCAAAGGTTTTCTCATAACAGCGAAAGACACGTACAGCAAGTGGTCCATACTTGATTTCAAGCAGAatggtttttctttgttgatATTCCAGGCATAAACCAAGTTGGAGTTGGATATGCCTTACCAACTGCAGAGTGACAGGATTAAAGAGCAAATACATTCATACACAAAACTGGAGGTCTTACATTGGAATGACCccttaatttaaaattgtcaTTGTTTCCAAGAGTTTTACATTACATTAGGTTTTAGCAGAAAATTTTTTCATCCACACTTTTTGTTCAGCATAAAGTTTTTATCATGTAATGTGACTATTATTTATCAGATACTGAGAAGTAATCTGGACTCCCAGCTGCCAGTCATAAGCTTCGTTTCTGCAACATACTAAATGGTGATTAGCATGACAtgtacatacatacatacatatgtatgtatgtatgtatgaatGTTATTATTTGGTATGTATTTGCATGTTTATATCAAATAAGTAAATTCTTTTGTTGGTAATATATAGGATTTGtttatccaaaaagaaaaaaaaatactttaaaagaaaaaagtgttGAATTCCAAACTActccaaatgaaaaaaataaaaaagcaaaagataaaatagaaGGTAAATTAGTGAACGGACTCTTTACTCTTTAGTCGGCCTACGGTTAACCCCAAGACTCGATAAACCCACCAAAAGGGGAGCGAACGGTGTCGTTTCTAGCCTGCAGTGCATGAGCGCTGGAGCTCCCCTCATTCTCTCTTAGTAAGTAAGCCGTAATCGACATCTCAAGGAAGAAGCAAAGCTTTGTATTCCTACAAAAGTATCTCTTCAATCGTACCGTATCGACTTTTTCAACCaacccaaaaggaaaaagcttttgttttgttaataTCTTTTTCAATGTTTAGTTACTCAACTATATAAAGCTGCTTGAACCGTCTAGGAGATTCCATCTCTCAAGTACACCAAGAGTTCGACGTTATTTCTCAGCGAGCAAAAGCAGAAGCTGATAATCTTTTTCGATCGTTTGAAGCAAGCGTCAGTGTCTCTCAAGTAAGAGCAAACTTAAAGTTGtctgtttttttcttccttctctgTCTTTGGTATGTCATTTTGGAAGCATAGCTGtgcatgaaaatttttaaaatgtttgaaCATATTCTTAATTCTGCAACTAGGCcaaaaaaatagattaaaCCCAGACTGTATAGCAGTTAAACCTTCCAATAATGGGTTGAAACTCTATGTCACTTGTGAAATTGTATTACCAGTAATCAAATGCCTTCTTGAGTTATTGCAGCTGTTTACTTTGTAAAATCCTTTGTTTCTTGCAATTGTTTAGTATAAGATGCATGAGTCTGTGACACCACGATGGTTAGAACTTGtgtttttaaatttagaaGTCCCAGTTTCGAAGGTTAAGAAGGGAAGAATCGAGGTTTATGGGATGGGATGTGAGAGACtcactttcttttttagtTCAAAGCCCTATTGGTTTCCTCATTtaccaataattaaaaagaaaaaggtttagGAGAGCATGAACCTGATTAAATGAGTTTTCGATCTATTGAAGGATTAAATGAAGGCTAGATGGAAAGGAAAAGGCTCAGAAGCCAAAGCTATAGCTGATCCCATGTCAAAAATAGTCTCACAGCTCCAATCCTCTTTGATCCACTCCAACACTCATGGTTTACTCTCAAGCTGCAGTGTACTAGTTGAAGTGGATGCACAATTGGCTGATCTTCTCAATCGTGCATGTTTTGGCCGACCAAGAATTACAGCTGAGAAGGATAACGAATGGTTTCAGTTGGATATGGAGGAAGCcttttatttgtgtttttcacTCAAATGCCTCAAGGTTGTTGGTGAAGATGGTTGTATAAAGAGCAATGAAGAGCTCTGGGAGTACATGAAATCCAAAAAGGCAGTCTTTCCTGTTTTTTACATGGCTTATTCTCATCTTCGGCATAAAAATTGGGTTGTGAGACCAGGATTGCAGTATGGTGTGGACTTTGTTGCCTACCGCCACCATCCAGCTCTTGTCCATTCTGAGTATGCGGTGCTGGTGCTATCAGAAGGAGATAATGATCTAAATGGTAGACTGAGAGTGTGGTCAGATATTCACGGTACTGTTCGACTTTGTGGAAGCGTTGCAAAAACATTGTTGATTgttaatgtaaataataatagtcACGGTGCTATCTCTCCATCATGTTTAGAGCATTACACTGTTGAGGAGCAGACAATCACAAGGTGGAATCCAGAACAATGCCGTGAGGATC from Theobroma cacao cultivar B97-61/B2 chromosome 9, Criollo_cocoa_genome_V2, whole genome shotgun sequence harbors:
- the LOC18590102 gene encoding phosphatidylinositol transfer protein 1 isoform X2 — encoded protein: MGLKVWKSWRTDLFKLMHLEKVNTLLKFIVCRAKHLLGLQLSHQKMLLSCKRKHGMHTQDVKQCPYFTKFCLTIETVHRADNGTSENVHFLNEEQLAARQVETIDIASAATDYWSYAIGSNTFDFSKFKSAKTGRGPLLDGWQDNCNPVMTAYKLVTVDAPYWGFGYRLEQALLAGERALFMESHRNCFGWIDEWFGMTMQQIRELEQQGDCLLKEKISKPILLTNAEDCDQRFSHNSERHVQQVVHT
- the LOC18590102 gene encoding phosphatidylinositol transfer protein 2 isoform X1 — translated: MVQIKEFRIVMPMSLEEYQTAQMYMVMKMQQQSTNGAEGVEVLENRPFQADAFGKGQYTSKVYRLQSKAPAWLTTVAPKDALVMQEEAWNAYPRCKTVIKCPYFTKFCLTIETVHRADNGTSENVHFLNEEQLAARQVETIDIASAATDYWSYAIGSNTFDFSKFKSAKTGRGPLLDGWQDNCNPVMTAYKLVTVDAPYWGFGYRLEQALLAGERALFMESHRNCFGWIDEWFGMTMQQIRELEQQGDCLLKEKISKPILLTNAEDCDQRFSHNSERHVQQVVHT
- the LOC18590103 gene encoding tRNA-splicing endonuclease subunit Sen2-1, coding for MKARWKGKGSEAKAIADPMSKIVSQLQSSLIHSNTHGLLSSCSVLVEVDAQLADLLNRACFGRPRITAEKDNEWFQLDMEEAFYLCFSLKCLKVVGEDGCIKSNEELWEYMKSKKAVFPVFYMAYSHLRHKNWVVRPGLQYGVDFVAYRHHPALVHSEYAVLVLSEGDNDLNGRLRVWSDIHGTVRLCGSVAKTLLIVNVNNNSHGAISPSCLEHYTVEEQTITRWNPEQCREDQAVVRI